From Zalophus californianus isolate mZalCal1 chromosome 16, mZalCal1.pri.v2, whole genome shotgun sequence, one genomic window encodes:
- the TRIM47 gene encoding E3 ubiquitin-protein ligase TRIM47 — MDGSGPFSCPICLEPLREPVTLPCGHNFCLACLSALWPHRGAGGTGGPGGAARCPLCQEPFPDGLQLRKNHTLSELLQLRQGSGSAPGPGPGPAPAPAPEHKPPSAPPSAQPSAPEPSAPCAPEPWPGGEEPVRCDACPEGAALPAALSCLSCLASFCPAHLGPHERSPALRGHRLVPPLRRLEESLCPRHLRPLEHYCRAERVCLCKACAAQEHRGHELVPLDQERALQEAEQSKVLSAVEDRMDELGAGIAQSRRTVALIKSAALAERERVSRLFAEAAAILQGFQTEVLGFIEEGEATMLGRSQGDLRRQEEQRSRLSRARHNLGQVPEADSVSFLQGLLALRLALEEGCSPGPGPPRELSFTKSSQAVRAVREALTEACASQWERLRGPGSEEEEDLQKLGTEADAESQDPDSTNNLESEAPRDYFLKFAYIVDLDSDTADKYLQLFGTKGVKRVLCPINYPESPTRFTHCEQVLGEGALDRGTYYWEVEIIEGWVSVGVMAEDFSPQEPYDRGRLGRNAHSCCLQWNGRSFSVWFHGLEAPLPHPFSPTVGICLEYANRALAFYAVRDGKMSLLRRLKASRARRSSTLASSIEPFQSRLDSHFAGLFTRRLKPAFFLESVDAHLQIGPLKKSCISVLKRR, encoded by the exons ATGGACGGCAGCGGGCCCTTCAGCTGCCCCATCTGCCTGGAGCCGCTCCGGGAGCCGGTGACGCTGCCCTGCGGCCACAACTTCTGCCTGGCCTGCCTGAGCGCGCTGTGGCCGCACCGCGGCGCGGGTGGCACCGGTGGGCCCGGAGGCGCGGCCCGCTGCCCGCTGTGCCAGGAGCCCTTCCCCGACGGCCTGCAGCTCCGCAAAAACCACACGCTGTCCGAGCTGCTGCAGCTCCGCCAGGGCTCGGGCTCCGCGCCCGGGCCCGGCCCGGGcccggccccagccccggccccggaGCACAAGCCGCCCAGCGCACCGCCCAGCGCGCAGCCCAGCGCCCCCGAGCCTTCGGCTCCCTGCGCGCCCGAGCCCTGGCCGGGCGGCGAAGAGCCAGTGCGCTGCGACGCGTGCCCCGAGGGCGCCGCCCTGCCCGCCGCgctctcctgcctctcctgcctCGCCTCCTTCTGTCCCGCGCACTTGGGCCCGCATGAGCGCAGCCCCGCGCTGCGCGGACACCGCCTAGTGCCGCCGCTGCGCCGGCTGGAGGAGAGCCTGTGCCCGCGCCACCTGCGGCCGCTCGAGCACTACTGCCGTGCCGAGCGCGTGTGCCTGTGCAAGGCCTGCGCCGCCCAGGAGCACCGGGGCCACGAGCTCGTGCCGCTGGATCAGGAGCGCGCGCTCCAGGAG GCGGAGCAGTCCAAAGTCCTGAGTGCCGTGGAGGACCGCATGGACGAGCTGGGCGCTGGCATTGCACAGTCCCGGCGCACAGTGGCCCTCATCAAG AGCGCAGCCTTGGCAGAGCGGGAGAGGGTGAGCCGGCTCTTCGCCGAGGCTGCAGCCATCCTGCAGGGGTTCCAGACAGAGGTGCTGGGCTTCATCGAGGAGGGGGAGGCCACCATGCTGGGCCGCTCCCAGGGTGACCTGCGGCGGCAGGAGGAACAGCGCAGTAGGCTAAGCCGGGCCCGCCACAACCTAGGTCAGGTCCCTGAGGCCGACTCCGTCAGCTTCCTGCAG GGGTTGCTGGCACTGAGGCTGGCCCTGGAGGAGGGGTGCAGCCCTGGGCCCGGTCCCCCGAGGGAGCTCAGCTTCACCAAGTCCTCCCAAGCTGTGCGGGCCGTGAGAGAGGCACTGACCGAGGCCTGTGCGAGCCAGTGGGAGCGGCTGCGGGGGCCAGGcagcgaggaggaggaggacctgCAGAAGTTGGGCACGGAAG CTGATGCCGAGTCCCAAGACCCCGATAGCACCAACAACCTCGAGAGTGAGGCTCCCAGGGATTACTTCCTCAAGT TTGCCTACATCGTGGACCTGGACAGCGACACGGCAGACAAGTACTTGCAGCTGTTTGGGACCAAAGGTGTAAAGAGGGTGCTGTGTCCCATCAACTACCCCGAGTCACCCACCCGCTTCACCCACTGCGAGCAGGTGCTGGGCGAGGGCGCCCTGGACCGGGGCACCTACTACTGGGAGGTGGAAATCATCGAGGGCTGGGTCAGCGTGGGGGTCATGGCCGAAGACTTCTCCCCACAAGAGCCCTATGACCGGGGCCGGCTGGGCCGCAACGCCCACTCCTGCTGCCTGCAGTGGAACGGACGGAGCTTCTCCGTCTGGTTCCACGGGCTCGaggcacccctgccccaccccttctcGCCCACCGTCGGGATCTGCCTAGAGTATGCCAACCGAGCCCTGGCCTTCTATGCCGTGCGGGACGGCAAGATGAGCCTTCTTCGGAGGTTGAAGGCCTCCCGGGCCCGCCGAAGCAGCACCCTGGCCTCTTCCATCGAACCCTTCCAGAGTCGCCTGGACAGCCATTTTGCAGGACTCTTCACTCGCAGGCTCAAGCCTGCCTTCTTCCTGGAGAGTGTGGATGCCCATCTGCAGATCGGGCCCCTCAAGAAGTCCTGCATATCCGTGCTGAAGAGGAGGTGA
- the WBP2 gene encoding WW domain-binding protein 2 isoform X2 has product MTYDHVELTFSDMKNVPEAFKGTKKGTVYLTPYRVIFLSKGKDAMQSFMMPFYLMKDCEIKQPVFGANYIKGTVQAEAGGGWEGSASYKLTFTAGGAIEFGQRMLQVVSQASRGEAPNGAYGYSHMPSGAYVFPPPVANGMYPCPPGYPYPPPPPEFYPGPPMMDGAMGYVQPPPPPYPGPMEPPVSGPDVPSTPAAEAKAAEAAASAYYNPGNPHNVYMPTNQPPPPPYYPPEDKKTQ; this is encoded by the exons ATGACTTATGATCATGTGGAACTTACATTCAGTGACATGAAGAACGTGCCCGAGGCCTTCAAAGGGACCAAGAAAGGCACCGTCTACCTTACCCCGTACCGG GTCATCTTTCTGTCCAAAGGCAAGGATGCCATGCAGTCCTTCATGATGCCGTTTTATCTGATGAAGGACTGTGAGATCAAGCAGCCCGTGTTTGGAGCAAATTACATCAAAGGAACGGTGCAGGCTGAAGCAGGAG GTGGCTGGGAAGGCTCTGCGTCATACAAGTTGACCTTTACGGCAGGGGGCGCCATCGAGTTTGGACAGCGGATGCTACAGGTGGTATCTCAAG CCTCCCGAGGCGAAGCCCCCAATGGAGCCTATGGGTATTCTCACATGCCCAGCGGGGCCTATGTCTTTCCCCCGCCCGTCGCCAATGGAATGtacccctgccctcctggctACCCCTATCCACCGCCCCCACCTG AGTTCTATCCAGGACCTCCCATGATGGACGGGGCCATGGGATATGTGCAGCCTCCACCACCACCCTATCCTGGGCCCATGGAACCTCCAGTCAGCGGCCCTGATGTCCCCTCCACTCCTGCAG CTGAAGCCAAGGCTGCAGAAGCAGCGGCCAGCGCCTATTACAACCCGGGCAACCCACACAACGTCTACATGCCCACG aaCCAGCCTCCGCCACCTCCTTACTACCCCCCAGAAGATAAGAAGACCCAGTag
- the WBP2 gene encoding WW domain-binding protein 2 isoform X1, which produces MALNKNHSEGGGVIVNNTESILMTYDHVELTFSDMKNVPEAFKGTKKGTVYLTPYRVIFLSKGKDAMQSFMMPFYLMKDCEIKQPVFGANYIKGTVQAEAGGGWEGSASYKLTFTAGGAIEFGQRMLQVVSQASRGEAPNGAYGYSHMPSGAYVFPPPVANGMYPCPPGYPYPPPPPEFYPGPPMMDGAMGYVQPPPPPYPGPMEPPVSGPDVPSTPAAEAKAAEAAASAYYNPGNPHNVYMPTNQPPPPPYYPPEDKKTQ; this is translated from the exons ATGGCGCTCAACAAGAATCACTCGGAGGGCGGCGGAGTGATCGTCAACAACACCGAGAG CATCCTGATGACTTATGATCATGTGGAACTTACATTCAGTGACATGAAGAACGTGCCCGAGGCCTTCAAAGGGACCAAGAAAGGCACCGTCTACCTTACCCCGTACCGG GTCATCTTTCTGTCCAAAGGCAAGGATGCCATGCAGTCCTTCATGATGCCGTTTTATCTGATGAAGGACTGTGAGATCAAGCAGCCCGTGTTTGGAGCAAATTACATCAAAGGAACGGTGCAGGCTGAAGCAGGAG GTGGCTGGGAAGGCTCTGCGTCATACAAGTTGACCTTTACGGCAGGGGGCGCCATCGAGTTTGGACAGCGGATGCTACAGGTGGTATCTCAAG CCTCCCGAGGCGAAGCCCCCAATGGAGCCTATGGGTATTCTCACATGCCCAGCGGGGCCTATGTCTTTCCCCCGCCCGTCGCCAATGGAATGtacccctgccctcctggctACCCCTATCCACCGCCCCCACCTG AGTTCTATCCAGGACCTCCCATGATGGACGGGGCCATGGGATATGTGCAGCCTCCACCACCACCCTATCCTGGGCCCATGGAACCTCCAGTCAGCGGCCCTGATGTCCCCTCCACTCCTGCAG CTGAAGCCAAGGCTGCAGAAGCAGCGGCCAGCGCCTATTACAACCCGGGCAACCCACACAACGTCTACATGCCCACG aaCCAGCCTCCGCCACCTCCTTACTACCCCCCAGAAGATAAGAAGACCCAGTag
- the WBP2 gene encoding WW domain-binding protein 2 isoform X3, with protein MALNKNHSEGGGVIVNNTESILMTYDHVELTFSDMKNVPEAFKGTKKGTVYLTPYRVIFLSKGKDAMQSFMMPFYLMKDCEIKQPVFGANYIKGTVQAEAGGGWEGSASYKLTFTAGGAIEFGQRMLQVVSQEFYPGPPMMDGAMGYVQPPPPPYPGPMEPPVSGPDVPSTPAAEAKAAEAAASAYYNPGNPHNVYMPTNQPPPPPYYPPEDKKTQ; from the exons ATGGCGCTCAACAAGAATCACTCGGAGGGCGGCGGAGTGATCGTCAACAACACCGAGAG CATCCTGATGACTTATGATCATGTGGAACTTACATTCAGTGACATGAAGAACGTGCCCGAGGCCTTCAAAGGGACCAAGAAAGGCACCGTCTACCTTACCCCGTACCGG GTCATCTTTCTGTCCAAAGGCAAGGATGCCATGCAGTCCTTCATGATGCCGTTTTATCTGATGAAGGACTGTGAGATCAAGCAGCCCGTGTTTGGAGCAAATTACATCAAAGGAACGGTGCAGGCTGAAGCAGGAG GTGGCTGGGAAGGCTCTGCGTCATACAAGTTGACCTTTACGGCAGGGGGCGCCATCGAGTTTGGACAGCGGATGCTACAGGTGGTATCTCAAG AGTTCTATCCAGGACCTCCCATGATGGACGGGGCCATGGGATATGTGCAGCCTCCACCACCACCCTATCCTGGGCCCATGGAACCTCCAGTCAGCGGCCCTGATGTCCCCTCCACTCCTGCAG CTGAAGCCAAGGCTGCAGAAGCAGCGGCCAGCGCCTATTACAACCCGGGCAACCCACACAACGTCTACATGCCCACG aaCCAGCCTCCGCCACCTCCTTACTACCCCCCAGAAGATAAGAAGACCCAGTag